A window of Terriglobus sp. RCC_193 contains these coding sequences:
- a CDS encoding TonB-dependent receptor domain-containing protein encodes MNRNSSNFWMSRWAVPANIARAAVVLSVLGGTGLAHAQVTTSDIIGTVTDATGAALPNATVTLKSLATNQSRSVTTDASGNYTFTLLQPGHYSVTVTSSGFKSTSVADLGVEAGDRARSDVKLQLGDVNETVSVEAQTPLLQSENATVSTTVTSQSVQDLPLNGRNYVQLVQLVPGANEGPGNGLTSGARPDDRRQSSSFSVNGQDDTLNNFIIDGFDNNERIIGTSGVRPNVEGIQEISIQTNSYAPEAGRTAGGVVNIVTKSGSNAFHGSAYEYFRNDIFDSRQVLQTTGRKPELRQNQFGASIGGRIWRDRTFFFGDYEGLRQVVGVTYQSTVPTIDEYNAINGIGGATPQQLVNNGNGTAGYSINPIALNYLRLFPAPTNSSLTNNYVISPSKTSNSNVFDVRVDHRFNENNLFFGRYTYNKVNSFIPPALGTVNGLQISGGRYIFAGPATNAAQMYAFDYTHIFNQNLLLDLRAGYTRINNLSLPLNYGANADDKVGFGSNMNFTAQANVLTPIQFGPFSDIGDGAYVPLQDIDNTFQYSGTVSWTKGNHNLKFGVTYIRRQARNLQSAFPGGQYGFGLTTDNCVSGTGYNNTAGASGCNATATAKQRQDNQLASSLVGAFTSSGRNYNINTPDYRSYEPSAFVQDNWKITPRLTLIYGVRYDIFTPFTEAHGHISNFDFTRAQTLTASTVASALLVPGQNGVGGTAGIKTDYTNLAPRLGFSYSAYPTTVIRGGYGISYFPGNYTSNANLKNAPWVSVYAPTCVSTRAYQIQTGPAGIAPSAINPDCATVGAVGDFSAGLPLPQPQTINSNSLSFNAEDTNFRSAMIQQYNLQVQQQFGANVLTIGYVGSAGRHMPQTVNDINQPLPGDSVANPALNRRPLQGILPNLGQVGYMLSEGTFNYNGLQTSYQRRFVKGLAFDANYTWAKAMSDYVGFSQEGNEGAYNADPRRIRQIDYGVAENDIQNRFALSLNYQFAAGHEFHGFSKLAFGGWQMNTIAVWQSGKPFSILNGGGGALGAYQNRAVPLTNPGADRPNQIKDARLTHHTIGSNGLFFDPTAFVPQPLGTIGNVQRNSLFGPHFRHVDLSLFKDFPVTERVKMQFRAESFNISNTPSYQITQNSGNVQIGNPNFGQVTAVDSNYTPRLYQFALKLNF; translated from the coding sequence ATGAATCGCAACAGTAGTAATTTCTGGATGAGCCGGTGGGCGGTACCCGCGAACATTGCACGGGCAGCCGTCGTACTTTCCGTATTAGGAGGTACTGGGCTGGCACATGCCCAGGTGACCACGTCAGACATCATCGGTACCGTAACCGACGCGACAGGCGCTGCCCTGCCGAATGCCACCGTGACGCTGAAGAGCCTTGCCACAAATCAAAGCCGCTCCGTGACGACCGACGCCAGCGGCAACTACACCTTTACCCTGCTGCAACCGGGACACTACAGCGTGACCGTGACCAGCAGTGGCTTTAAATCGACCAGCGTGGCTGACCTGGGTGTGGAAGCGGGTGACCGCGCACGCTCCGACGTGAAGCTGCAACTGGGCGACGTGAACGAAACCGTGAGCGTGGAAGCACAGACCCCCCTGCTGCAGAGTGAAAACGCCACGGTAAGCACCACCGTAACCTCGCAAAGCGTGCAGGACCTGCCGCTGAACGGCCGCAACTATGTTCAGTTGGTCCAGCTGGTCCCGGGCGCGAATGAGGGTCCTGGCAATGGTCTGACGTCCGGCGCACGCCCGGATGATCGCCGCCAGAGCAGTTCCTTCAGCGTGAACGGCCAGGACGATACGCTGAACAACTTCATCATTGATGGCTTTGACAACAACGAACGCATCATCGGCACCAGCGGTGTGCGGCCGAACGTGGAAGGCATCCAGGAGATCAGCATTCAAACCAACAGCTATGCCCCTGAGGCTGGGCGCACGGCTGGCGGCGTGGTCAACATTGTTACCAAGAGCGGCTCAAACGCCTTTCACGGCAGCGCCTATGAGTACTTCCGCAACGACATCTTCGATTCCCGCCAGGTGCTGCAGACCACGGGCAGAAAGCCGGAGCTGCGGCAGAACCAGTTCGGCGCATCCATCGGCGGCCGTATCTGGAGAGACAGAACGTTCTTCTTTGGCGACTATGAGGGTCTGCGGCAGGTGGTGGGTGTGACCTACCAGAGCACCGTGCCGACGATTGACGAATACAACGCGATCAACGGTATTGGCGGAGCAACACCACAGCAACTGGTGAACAACGGCAACGGAACGGCGGGGTACTCAATCAACCCCATCGCGCTGAATTACCTTCGGCTGTTCCCTGCACCGACAAATTCCAGCCTGACGAACAACTACGTGATCAGCCCCAGCAAGACATCGAACAGCAACGTCTTTGATGTCCGCGTGGATCATCGCTTTAACGAGAACAACCTGTTCTTTGGCCGCTACACCTACAACAAGGTGAACAGCTTCATACCACCGGCGCTGGGCACGGTGAATGGTCTGCAGATCTCAGGCGGACGGTATATCTTTGCCGGACCGGCTACCAACGCAGCACAGATGTACGCCTTCGATTACACGCACATCTTCAACCAGAACCTGCTGCTGGATCTGCGTGCGGGTTATACGCGCATCAACAACCTGTCGTTGCCGCTGAACTATGGCGCGAATGCGGACGACAAGGTTGGCTTTGGATCGAACATGAACTTCACGGCACAGGCCAACGTCCTGACGCCGATCCAGTTCGGCCCATTCAGCGATATCGGCGATGGAGCTTACGTTCCGCTGCAGGATATCGACAACACGTTCCAGTACTCCGGCACGGTGAGCTGGACGAAGGGGAACCACAACCTGAAGTTTGGTGTGACCTACATCCGTCGCCAGGCACGCAACCTGCAGAGCGCATTTCCCGGCGGCCAGTACGGCTTCGGGCTCACGACGGATAACTGCGTTTCCGGCACCGGCTATAACAACACTGCCGGCGCCAGCGGATGCAATGCAACCGCAACCGCAAAGCAACGGCAGGACAACCAGCTGGCCAGCTCACTGGTGGGCGCATTCACCTCGTCGGGACGCAACTACAACATCAATACGCCGGATTATCGCTCGTACGAACCCAGCGCCTTCGTGCAGGACAACTGGAAGATCACGCCCAGGCTGACGCTGATCTACGGTGTGCGATATGACATCTTCACGCCGTTCACCGAAGCGCACGGTCACATCTCCAACTTCGACTTCACCCGTGCACAAACACTCACTGCCAGCACCGTCGCTTCGGCATTGCTGGTGCCGGGACAGAATGGCGTGGGCGGCACCGCAGGCATCAAGACGGACTACACCAACCTGGCGCCGCGCCTGGGCTTCTCATACTCGGCATATCCCACGACCGTGATCCGCGGCGGATACGGCATCAGCTACTTCCCTGGCAACTACACCTCCAACGCAAACCTGAAGAACGCCCCGTGGGTTTCTGTGTACGCGCCCACCTGCGTATCGACACGCGCCTACCAGATCCAGACCGGTCCGGCGGGTATTGCGCCGTCGGCTATCAATCCTGACTGCGCAACCGTTGGCGCAGTGGGCGACTTCTCCGCCGGCCTGCCGCTGCCACAGCCGCAGACCATCAACAGCAACAGCCTGTCGTTCAATGCGGAAGACACCAACTTCCGCTCGGCGATGATCCAGCAATACAACCTGCAGGTGCAGCAGCAGTTTGGCGCCAACGTGCTGACGATCGGTTATGTCGGCAGCGCGGGACGGCACATGCCGCAGACCGTCAACGACATCAACCAGCCGCTGCCCGGCGACTCGGTTGCGAATCCGGCACTGAACAGGCGTCCTCTGCAGGGCATTCTGCCGAACCTGGGACAGGTTGGCTACATGCTGAGCGAAGGCACCTTTAACTACAACGGCCTGCAGACGTCATACCAGCGTCGCTTCGTGAAAGGCCTGGCCTTTGACGCGAACTATACCTGGGCAAAGGCCATGAGCGACTACGTTGGCTTCTCGCAGGAAGGCAATGAAGGCGCCTATAACGCTGATCCGCGTCGCATTCGGCAGATTGACTACGGCGTTGCAGAGAACGACATCCAGAACCGCTTTGCCTTGTCGCTGAACTACCAGTTCGCTGCAGGCCATGAGTTCCACGGCTTCAGCAAACTGGCGTTTGGCGGATGGCAGATGAACACCATCGCGGTGTGGCAGTCCGGCAAGCCCTTCTCCATCCTGAACGGTGGCGGCGGCGCCCTGGGTGCCTATCAGAACCGTGCGGTGCCGTTGACGAACCCCGGAGCTGACCGGCCCAACCAGATCAAGGACGCTCGTCTGACCCATCACACCATCGGTTCCAACGGGCTGTTCTTTGATCCCACAGCGTTTGTTCCGCAGCCGCTTGGAACCATCGGCAACGTGCAGCGCAACTCGCTGTTCGGGCCGCATTTCCGCCACGTGGACCTGTCGCTGTTCAAGGACTTCCCTGTGACGGAGCGCGTCAAGATGCAGTTCCGTGCGGAGTCCTTCAACATCTCCAACACGCCGAGCTACCAGATCACGCAGAACAGCGGCAATGTGCAGATTGGCAATCCTAACTTCGGGCAGGTGACGGCAGTGGATTCCAATTACACGCCACGCCTGTACCAATTTGCGCTGAAGCTCAACTTTTAA
- a CDS encoding sugar phosphate isomerase/epimerase family protein: MHLNRRQFVATGSFALFAATLRAQAKNCPFRLAVIADEIGSDFEHSCHIAANDFGLSWIEVRDVNGKNITKLNEQETADAKKILAKYNLKVTDAGTPLFKSNFPGAPLSKDGGTKDPNKIPKDLSDQFELLEAAIAAARNFGTDRIRCFDFWRLEDVKPYRKDMDAALDKAATIAGKQKMILVLENEMACNTGSGKEAAATLSRVTNPSLMLNWDPGNSGSFAGDVPYPDDYNALPKKRIGHCHVKSVSRNSGDSKHPFQWEPVGKGLVDWTGQLKALKRDGYRWGVSLETHWHSGPGTTPAEIKESSTRISMAGLKQSLKDAGIDC; this comes from the coding sequence ATGCATCTCAATCGCCGCCAGTTTGTTGCGACTGGCTCGTTCGCTCTGTTCGCCGCAACGCTGCGCGCCCAGGCGAAGAACTGTCCCTTTCGCCTCGCGGTCATTGCTGACGAAATCGGCTCGGACTTCGAGCATTCCTGCCATATCGCCGCCAATGACTTCGGCCTGTCGTGGATCGAGGTTCGCGATGTGAATGGCAAGAACATCACAAAGCTGAACGAGCAGGAAACCGCGGACGCGAAGAAGATCCTCGCAAAGTACAACCTGAAGGTAACGGACGCAGGCACCCCGCTCTTCAAGAGCAATTTCCCCGGCGCGCCGCTCTCAAAGGATGGCGGCACCAAAGATCCCAACAAGATTCCCAAAGACCTTTCCGATCAGTTTGAACTGCTGGAAGCCGCCATTGCTGCCGCAAGAAATTTCGGCACAGACCGCATCCGCTGCTTCGACTTCTGGCGTCTGGAAGATGTAAAGCCCTATCGCAAGGACATGGACGCAGCCTTGGACAAGGCGGCCACCATCGCTGGCAAGCAGAAGATGATCCTCGTTCTTGAGAACGAGATGGCCTGCAACACTGGCTCCGGCAAGGAGGCAGCGGCGACCCTCTCTCGCGTCACCAATCCATCGCTCATGCTGAACTGGGACCCAGGCAACAGCGGTTCCTTCGCAGGCGATGTCCCCTATCCTGACGACTACAACGCCCTGCCGAAGAAGCGTATCGGCCATTGCCATGTGAAGTCGGTCTCGCGGAACTCCGGCGACAGCAAACACCCGTTCCAGTGGGAACCCGTGGGCAAAGGCCTCGTCGATTGGACCGGCCAGTTGAAGGCCCTCAAGCGCGACGGCTACCGTTGGGGCGTCAGCCTGGAAACCCACTGGCACTCCGGCCCGGGAACCACGCCGGCAGAGATCAAGGAATCCTCCACGCGCATCAGCATGGCAGGCCTGAAGCAGAGCCTGAAGGACGCCGGCATCGACTGCTAA
- a CDS encoding DUF4126 family protein has product MNLLLVALLGGCSGLRACTPMAVLCWFAWRGTLHFSGWRSFTASLLAVIIFTVFALLELAADKSPTAPARTALPGLAARAMFGAFAALLLAQPLLLQPATAMIAAAIGAIVGAYAGWFVRMRTVAALKSADWPVAVTEDAVTIGLSITFLHLMAVHSTLFLGNQGIGFGR; this is encoded by the coding sequence ATGAACCTTCTGCTGGTAGCACTGCTGGGTGGATGTTCCGGGTTACGCGCATGCACGCCGATGGCGGTACTGTGCTGGTTTGCATGGCGCGGTACGCTGCATTTTTCAGGATGGCGATCATTTACGGCATCGCTGCTTGCGGTGATTATTTTCACAGTGTTTGCGCTGCTGGAGCTTGCCGCGGACAAAAGCCCGACCGCTCCGGCCAGGACGGCGCTGCCGGGCCTGGCGGCGCGTGCGATGTTTGGCGCGTTTGCTGCGTTGCTGCTGGCGCAACCGCTGTTGCTGCAACCGGCGACGGCGATGATTGCCGCTGCGATTGGGGCCATTGTGGGCGCGTATGCAGGATGGTTTGTGCGCATGCGCACGGTGGCCGCGCTGAAGAGTGCGGACTGGCCGGTGGCTGTTACGGAGGATGCTGTCACGATTGGCCTGAGCATTACGTTTCTGCACCTGATGGCGGTGCACAGCACGTTGTTTCTTGGAAATCAGGGGATTGGGTTCGGTCGGTGA
- a CDS encoding DPP IV N-terminal domain-containing protein, with protein MNHSLFRSTAVLALGFAAVASAQQTLTAADYARAESRLATKTAPLVDHAVTQVTWLKNPSAPEGGDRFWYRDTANGNTTFMLVDAAKNTKAPAFDHALMANALSAAGIRNASVTSLPITDISYADNNSTIVVGVRGERYRCAMAASYTCTKEAIPPAHQQGAQPAVSTTGTGGNAGMSTNPATAAPLRPGRDEAVVSPDGKKAAFIRDWNLWVRDIATGEEKPLTTDGALNYGYATDNAGWTHSNRAVLVWSPDSKKIATFQQDQRKTGMMYLVSTAVGHPTLDAWPYPLPGDKDVTMIERVVIDVDAAKVTRLKMPADQHRSSLCDDISCRGGGWDDVQWSADAKTLAFLSTSRDHRTENLRMADVATGDVHDVMNEVAATYFESGNGKVNWKYLSTRNEVLWFSERSNWGNLYLYDATNGKLKREVTKGDWNVTQVLRVDEKTGDIFFEGVGREKGWDPYYSAVYRGNLDGKSVTLLSPEPMNHAATFSEDGKYFVDVFSTPQVPQTTVLREANGKVVTEIAKADITRLKVTGWQAPINITVKARDGKTDLYGLMFKPSNFDATKKYPIVNYIYPGPQTGSVGSRSFSAARGDSPALAELGFIVVSIDGMGTPWRSKKFHDAYFGDMGDNTLPDQVAGMKELAAKNSWIDIDKAGIWGHSGGGFATADAMFRYPDFFKVGWSESGNHDNRNYEDDWAEKWIGLDDAANKKAYDDQANEAHASNLKGKLMLVHGTMDDNVPPTNTLVVVDALMKANKDFDLLMIPNAHHGYGDQSSYIMRRRWDYFVKNLAGSTPPKEYPLAMPQAQAGRRR; from the coding sequence ATGAACCACTCTCTGTTTCGTTCCACTGCCGTGCTGGCGCTCGGCTTTGCCGCTGTTGCTTCTGCGCAGCAAACCCTGACCGCCGCTGACTATGCCCGCGCGGAAAGCCGCCTTGCCACCAAGACCGCACCGCTGGTGGACCATGCCGTGACGCAGGTGACCTGGCTGAAGAATCCTTCCGCGCCGGAAGGCGGCGACCGCTTCTGGTATCGCGATACGGCGAATGGCAACACCACCTTCATGCTGGTGGATGCGGCAAAGAATACGAAGGCACCGGCATTTGACCATGCGCTGATGGCGAATGCGCTGAGTGCCGCGGGCATTCGCAATGCAAGCGTGACGAGCCTGCCGATCACCGATATCAGCTATGCGGATAACAACAGCACGATTGTGGTGGGTGTGCGCGGCGAGCGTTATCGCTGTGCGATGGCCGCAAGCTATACGTGCACCAAGGAAGCGATTCCGCCTGCGCATCAGCAGGGTGCGCAGCCAGCTGTGAGCACCACCGGCACGGGCGGCAATGCGGGCATGAGTACGAATCCTGCAACGGCTGCTCCGCTGCGTCCGGGACGCGATGAGGCGGTGGTTTCGCCCGATGGCAAGAAGGCTGCGTTCATCCGCGACTGGAACCTGTGGGTGCGCGACATCGCCACGGGAGAAGAAAAGCCGTTGACCACCGATGGCGCATTGAACTATGGCTATGCCACGGACAACGCGGGATGGACGCACAGCAATCGTGCGGTGCTGGTGTGGTCGCCGGATTCGAAGAAGATTGCGACGTTTCAACAGGACCAGCGCAAGACGGGCATGATGTACCTGGTCAGCACGGCGGTGGGGCATCCTACGCTGGATGCGTGGCCTTATCCGCTGCCGGGCGATAAGGACGTCACCATGATTGAGCGTGTGGTGATTGATGTGGATGCCGCGAAGGTCACTCGACTGAAGATGCCTGCGGATCAGCATCGTTCGTCACTGTGCGATGACATTAGCTGCCGTGGCGGCGGATGGGATGATGTGCAGTGGAGCGCCGATGCGAAGACGCTGGCGTTTCTTTCCACCAGCCGCGACCATCGCACGGAAAACCTGCGCATGGCCGATGTGGCGACCGGCGACGTCCACGACGTGATGAACGAAGTGGCGGCCACTTACTTTGAGAGCGGCAATGGCAAGGTGAACTGGAAGTATCTGTCCACACGCAACGAGGTTCTTTGGTTCAGCGAACGCAGCAACTGGGGCAATCTGTATCTCTACGACGCGACCAACGGCAAGCTGAAGCGCGAAGTGACCAAGGGTGACTGGAACGTGACGCAGGTGCTGCGTGTGGATGAGAAGACGGGCGATATCTTCTTTGAAGGCGTGGGACGCGAGAAGGGTTGGGACCCGTATTATTCCGCGGTATATCGCGGCAATCTGGATGGCAAGAGCGTGACGCTGCTGTCGCCGGAGCCGATGAATCATGCGGCCACGTTCAGCGAAGATGGCAAGTATTTTGTGGACGTGTTCAGCACGCCGCAGGTGCCGCAGACTACGGTGCTGCGTGAGGCGAATGGCAAGGTCGTCACCGAAATTGCGAAGGCGGATATTACTCGCCTGAAGGTTACGGGATGGCAGGCGCCGATCAACATCACGGTGAAGGCTCGCGATGGCAAGACGGATCTGTACGGTTTGATGTTTAAGCCGTCGAACTTCGATGCGACGAAGAAGTATCCGATTGTGAATTACATCTATCCGGGGCCGCAGACGGGTTCGGTGGGTTCACGCAGCTTCTCGGCTGCACGTGGGGATAGTCCTGCGCTGGCGGAGTTGGGATTCATTGTTGTGTCGATTGATGGCATGGGAACGCCGTGGCGCAGCAAGAAGTTTCATGATGCCTACTTTGGCGATATGGGCGATAACACGCTGCCAGATCAAGTCGCAGGTATGAAGGAACTGGCTGCGAAGAACTCGTGGATCGACATTGATAAGGCCGGTATATGGGGACACAGCGGCGGCGGATTTGCCACGGCGGATGCGATGTTCCGCTATCCCGATTTCTTCAAGGTGGGCTGGAGCGAAAGCGGCAACCATGACAATCGCAACTATGAAGATGACTGGGCGGAGAAGTGGATTGGCCTGGACGATGCTGCGAACAAGAAAGCCTATGACGATCAGGCCAATGAGGCGCACGCCAGCAATCTGAAGGGCAAGCTGATGCTGGTGCATGGAACGATGGATGACAACGTTCCTCCTACCAACACTCTCGTCGTTGTGGATGCGCTGATGAAGGCGAACAAGGACTTTGACCTGTTGATGATTCCGAATGCACACCACGGCTACGGGGACCAGAGTTCCTACATCATGCGTCGGCGGTGGGATTACTTTGTGAAGAACCTGGCAGGTAGCACGCCGCCGAAGGAGTATCCGCTGGCCATGCCGCAGGCACAGGCGGGACGTCGACGGTAG
- a CDS encoding RNA methyltransferase: MTEVSLQNRIAVVLVRARNPLNIGAVARAMSNFGFADLRVVNDYDVPFQDARSAIDAAPVLNTARQFGSVAEAVADCTLVYGTTALGERRLLHPIDMLRDAQTHVRDAVTTGGRVAVLFGSEKTGLSADEMSHCHRLLTIPMQNSGVSMNLGQAAAVCLYELIREGATPQRPLPPEAAPANADEVMRMEAVLGEVLEESGYAHRYPANMREVTHRRMVRRMTLDRGDVDAWIGVLRQVLWKLRSPRG; this comes from the coding sequence ATGACAGAAGTGAGCTTGCAAAACCGGATTGCCGTGGTGCTGGTGCGAGCGCGGAATCCGCTGAACATTGGCGCGGTTGCGCGGGCGATGAGCAATTTTGGATTTGCCGACCTGCGCGTGGTGAACGACTATGACGTTCCCTTTCAGGATGCGCGTTCCGCGATTGATGCCGCGCCCGTGCTGAATACGGCGCGACAGTTTGGCAGCGTGGCCGAGGCGGTTGCAGATTGCACGCTCGTTTACGGCACCACGGCTCTGGGTGAACGCAGGCTGCTGCACCCGATCGATATGCTGCGCGATGCGCAGACGCATGTTCGAGACGCGGTGACTACGGGTGGTCGAGTGGCCGTGCTGTTTGGCTCGGAGAAGACGGGGCTTTCCGCCGATGAGATGAGCCATTGCCATCGGTTGCTGACCATTCCCATGCAGAACAGCGGTGTTTCCATGAACCTGGGGCAGGCTGCGGCGGTTTGTTTGTATGAGTTGATTCGCGAGGGTGCGACACCACAAAGGCCTTTGCCACCGGAAGCTGCACCTGCGAACGCTGATGAAGTGATGCGGATGGAGGCGGTGCTGGGCGAGGTGCTGGAAGAGAGCGGCTATGCGCATCGCTATCCGGCAAACATGCGCGAAGTGACGCACCGGCGCATGGTGCGAAGGATGACGCTGGACCGCGGCGATGTGGATGCGTGGATTGGTGTGCTGCGGCAGGTGTTGTGGAAGCTGCGTTCCCCCAGGGGCTGA